Proteins co-encoded in one Saprospira grandis genomic window:
- a CDS encoding DUF4175 family protein, translating to MYANSGNNLIINHMNQYQTLLHKLDAFIRKYYLNNLIRGSLHSLALISVIWVTFVLLEHYVFTSSVSSMAFRKSLFYSFLALAGLGLSYWVIWPLLQYFRLGKVISHEKAAQIVGQHFSNVQDKLLNVLQLNQQAQAENSALLLAAINQKTVELAPVPFQKAIDLRKNRKYLRFVLPPLFIFFGLLVFSNIVQNSTGRILSNNEEFERQALFGFVPRNLDKKLLQYEDFELIVDIEEKGALPAEVFIEVDNYQFKMEKLSPTQFRYIFPKVQEDLNFRFQANGFSSKSYSMNVLEKPNLLNFQTALDFPAYTGRKDETLDNVGDLVVPAGTKVEWLFAANFTDELAVRFAGEERQEAERSGRQNFSFKRQLQADGSYKIYLSNAKLPMGDSLNYSITVIPDLYPQIEMEKFADSTDSKLMYFAGSASDDYGLNSLAFHYTIERDGKILRQEVEPLPIRSNKQTTYRYTLNFRNMGLEPGDKLSYYFQVWDNDGVQGSKSSKTSRMVYQMATVEEMKAQEEKNDEAIKSDLEEALAEMEKLKREIKKAKENVLQKNELNWQDRREIEKLIQQQKETQEKIQNAEQNFQENKEQQEQYQQVDEELLKKQEMIEKLFEEVMSDEMKELFEKMEEMLDKMDKKEVLEQLENMEMNEEEVKDELDRMLSLFKKMELEKEMMDAKEELEQLAEEQEKLAEETEQKDGDQQSAEEQKELEEKQEEINEKFEEIQDKMDKAKEKNEELDQPMEMDNEDLKEQKKEAQENLQNSSDQLKKKQNKQAAKSQKNAAKKMKEMADEMGEMMGEGQMKQMEQDLKAMRQLLENLVDLSFDQEALIDEVQATLPNTPKYVKLVQKQYKIKDDFKQVEDSLQALAKRVYQLESFITEKVNDTKKTLNKGIDLLEERQKRPAMVQQQYSMTYINDLALMLSESMNQMQQQMASEMAGEQMCEKPGGKGKPGSSGKGKGQDGDQPNMGGMKEMQKGLQEQLKKLEQMMKNGQSPSSKQFAEMAAKQAAIRKAMEKMKRELQQKGKGGGKELQDIIDQMDKVETDLVNKRLPSDINKRQQDILTRMLEHEKAQREREYDDQRRAERPNEDLPKNMPPAMQEYLKEREGQVELFRTVSPNLKPYYKKRVEGYFRALR from the coding sequence GTGTATGCCAATTCAGGAAACAATCTCATTATCAATCATATGAACCAATATCAGACGCTACTCCACAAACTAGATGCGTTTATTCGAAAATACTATCTCAATAACTTGATTCGAGGCAGCTTGCATAGTTTGGCCCTGATTTCAGTTATTTGGGTGACCTTTGTGCTTTTAGAGCATTATGTATTTACGTCTTCGGTCTCTTCTATGGCTTTCCGCAAAAGCTTGTTTTATAGCTTTTTGGCCTTGGCGGGCCTAGGACTTAGCTATTGGGTCATTTGGCCTTTGCTGCAATATTTCCGTTTAGGCAAGGTGATTTCTCATGAGAAAGCCGCCCAGATTGTGGGCCAGCACTTTAGCAATGTGCAAGACAAATTGCTCAATGTTTTACAGCTCAACCAACAGGCGCAGGCAGAAAATAGCGCTTTGCTGCTAGCTGCTATCAACCAAAAAACAGTAGAATTGGCCCCCGTGCCTTTTCAAAAGGCCATTGATTTGCGCAAAAACCGCAAGTATTTGCGTTTTGTGCTCCCCCCTTTGTTTATCTTCTTTGGACTGTTGGTTTTTTCTAATATTGTGCAGAATAGTACGGGCCGTATTCTTTCTAATAATGAAGAGTTTGAGCGCCAAGCACTCTTTGGTTTTGTTCCCCGCAATTTGGACAAAAAACTACTGCAATATGAAGACTTTGAACTTATCGTAGATATTGAAGAAAAAGGCGCTCTGCCCGCAGAGGTCTTTATTGAGGTGGATAATTATCAGTTTAAGATGGAGAAACTGAGCCCTACCCAATTTCGCTATATCTTCCCCAAGGTCCAAGAAGATCTTAATTTCCGCTTTCAAGCCAATGGCTTTAGCTCTAAGAGCTATAGCATGAACGTTTTGGAAAAACCCAATTTGCTGAATTTCCAAACCGCCCTAGATTTTCCAGCCTATACAGGCCGCAAAGATGAAACTCTAGATAATGTCGGCGACCTAGTGGTCCCCGCAGGCACCAAAGTAGAATGGTTGTTTGCCGCCAACTTTACCGATGAATTAGCTGTTCGCTTTGCTGGAGAAGAACGCCAAGAAGCCGAACGCTCTGGCCGCCAAAACTTTAGTTTCAAACGCCAACTACAAGCCGACGGTAGCTATAAAATCTACCTCTCTAATGCTAAATTGCCTATGGGCGATTCGCTAAATTATAGCATTACCGTTATTCCCGATCTCTATCCCCAAATTGAGATGGAAAAGTTTGCCGATAGCACAGATAGCAAATTGATGTATTTTGCTGGCTCGGCTTCTGATGATTATGGCCTAAATAGCCTCGCTTTTCATTATACGATTGAGCGAGATGGAAAAATCTTGCGCCAAGAAGTAGAACCCCTGCCCATCCGCAGCAATAAGCAAACAACTTATCGCTATACCCTCAATTTTCGGAATATGGGCCTAGAACCAGGCGATAAACTTAGCTACTATTTCCAAGTTTGGGATAATGATGGCGTACAAGGGAGCAAATCTTCTAAAACCAGCAGAATGGTTTACCAAATGGCTACCGTAGAAGAAATGAAGGCCCAAGAAGAAAAGAATGATGAAGCCATTAAATCTGATCTGGAAGAAGCCCTAGCCGAAATGGAAAAACTCAAAAGAGAAATCAAAAAGGCTAAGGAAAATGTGCTGCAGAAAAATGAACTCAATTGGCAAGACCGCCGAGAAATTGAGAAGCTTATCCAACAGCAAAAAGAAACACAGGAGAAAATCCAAAATGCCGAGCAGAATTTCCAAGAAAATAAAGAGCAGCAAGAACAGTATCAACAGGTTGATGAAGAACTGCTCAAAAAACAGGAAATGATCGAAAAGCTTTTTGAAGAGGTCATGTCTGATGAGATGAAAGAACTCTTTGAAAAGATGGAGGAGATGCTAGACAAAATGGATAAGAAGGAGGTCCTCGAACAACTCGAAAATATGGAGATGAACGAGGAGGAAGTAAAAGACGAATTGGACCGCATGCTTAGCCTCTTCAAGAAAATGGAGCTGGAAAAAGAAATGATGGACGCCAAAGAAGAACTCGAACAACTGGCCGAAGAACAAGAAAAATTGGCCGAGGAAACCGAGCAAAAAGATGGCGATCAACAATCTGCTGAAGAACAAAAAGAATTAGAAGAAAAACAGGAGGAAATCAACGAGAAGTTCGAAGAGATTCAGGATAAAATGGATAAGGCTAAAGAGAAAAACGAAGAACTCGATCAGCCGATGGAAATGGATAATGAAGATCTCAAAGAACAGAAAAAAGAGGCCCAAGAAAATCTTCAAAATTCTTCGGACCAACTCAAAAAGAAGCAGAATAAACAGGCGGCCAAGTCGCAGAAAAATGCCGCCAAGAAGATGAAGGAAATGGCCGATGAAATGGGCGAAATGATGGGCGAAGGCCAAATGAAACAAATGGAGCAAGACCTTAAGGCGATGCGCCAATTGCTAGAAAATTTAGTCGACCTCTCTTTTGACCAAGAAGCCCTAATCGATGAGGTGCAGGCCACCCTGCCCAATACGCCCAAATATGTTAAGCTGGTCCAAAAACAATATAAAATCAAAGATGATTTTAAACAGGTGGAGGATAGCTTGCAAGCCCTAGCCAAAAGAGTCTACCAACTCGAAAGCTTTATTACCGAAAAGGTCAATGATACCAAAAAGACCCTCAATAAAGGCATCGACTTGCTGGAGGAACGCCAAAAACGCCCCGCTATGGTCCAACAACAATATAGTATGACCTATATCAATGACCTGGCCCTAATGCTCAGCGAATCGATGAACCAAATGCAACAGCAAATGGCTAGCGAAATGGCCGGCGAACAAATGTGCGAAAAACCCGGCGGCAAAGGTAAACCCGGTAGTAGCGGCAAAGGTAAAGGCCAAGATGGAGACCAACCCAATATGGGCGGCATGAAGGAGATGCAGAAAGGCCTGCAAGAACAACTCAAAAAGCTAGAGCAAATGATGAAAAATGGCCAGTCGCCCTCTAGTAAACAGTTTGCAGAAATGGCCGCCAAACAAGCCGCTATCCGCAAAGCTATGGAGAAAATGAAACGCGAACTCCAACAAAAAGGCAAAGGCGGCGGAAAAGAACTGCAAGATATTATTGACCAAATGGATAAGGTGGAAACCGACCTGGTCAATAAACGCCTACCCTCCGATATCAATAAACGCCAACAAGATATTCTCACTCGTATGCTCGAACATGAAAAGGCCCAAAGAGAAAGAGAATACGATGACCAAAGACGAGCCGAACGACCCAATGAAGATTTACCCAAAAATATGCCCCCCGCTATGCAGGAATACCTCAAAGAAAGAGAGGGGCAAGTGGAACTCTTCCGGACCGTTTCGCCTAACCTCAAACCCTACTATAAGAAAAGAGTAGAAGGCTATTTTAGAGCCCTCCGATAA
- the pfkA gene encoding 6-phosphofructokinase — protein sequence MKKIAVFTSGGDSPGMNACIRAVVRAAIYNQVEVLGIRRGYAGMILGDFVPLDREGVQGIINRGGTILGSARSAEFMTPEGRQKAFEQLKAAGIEGVVVIGGDGSFKGATVFMEEHPEIPFVGIPGTIDNDLYGTDYTLGYDTAINTALEAIDKIRDTAEAYNRLFFVEVMGRDAGFIALRSGIAGGAEAILVPEVETDIPLLIQQIGEYHEKHKHSCIIVVAEGDDAGGAFELAKQVQDKVPYEESRVTVLGHIQRGGTPTCADRVLAAQMGIGAVEALLANKRGIMIGVQHKQLVEVPFEQSTKHNIEISPSLKKVAHILSAI from the coding sequence ATGAAAAAGATAGCTGTTTTTACATCAGGAGGCGATTCGCCAGGAATGAATGCTTGCATTCGTGCAGTGGTGCGGGCCGCTATTTATAATCAAGTAGAGGTGCTCGGTATCCGTAGAGGCTATGCGGGAATGATTTTGGGAGATTTTGTTCCCTTGGACCGAGAAGGGGTGCAGGGCATCATTAACAGAGGTGGGACCATTTTGGGCTCTGCCCGCTCTGCCGAATTCATGACGCCCGAAGGTCGCCAAAAAGCCTTTGAACAACTAAAAGCCGCTGGCATAGAGGGGGTTGTGGTCATTGGAGGCGATGGTTCTTTTAAGGGAGCTACGGTTTTTATGGAAGAACATCCCGAAATTCCCTTTGTGGGCATTCCGGGCACCATAGACAACGATCTATATGGAACAGATTATACCTTGGGCTATGATACGGCCATCAATACGGCTCTAGAAGCCATTGATAAAATCCGTGATACGGCAGAGGCCTACAACCGCTTATTTTTTGTAGAAGTTATGGGCCGAGATGCGGGCTTTATTGCCCTGCGTTCGGGAATTGCTGGCGGGGCCGAGGCCATTTTGGTCCCTGAAGTAGAAACAGACATCCCTTTGTTGATTCAGCAAATTGGGGAATATCACGAGAAGCACAAACACTCCTGTATTATTGTAGTGGCCGAGGGCGATGATGCTGGTGGAGCTTTTGAATTGGCCAAGCAAGTGCAAGATAAGGTCCCTTATGAAGAAAGCCGAGTGACGGTTTTGGGCCATATTCAGCGAGGGGGAACCCCTACTTGTGCCGACCGTGTGCTGGCTGCCCAAATGGGCATTGGCGCGGTAGAAGCCCTGTTGGCCAATAAAAGAGGAATTATGATTGGGGTACAGCACAAACAACTGGTTGAAGTCCCCTTTGAGCAATCTACCAAACACAATATCGAAATTAGCCCCAGCCTGAAAAAAGTAGCCCATATTCTTTCGGCTATTTAG
- the der gene encoding ribosome biogenesis GTPase Der: MENLVAIVGRPNVGKSTFFNRMLGMRQAIVDDVSGVTRDRQYGSTEWNGKRFHLVDTGGFIGDGEDVFAAAIRKQVRMAIEEAQVVVFMVDVETGITDLDAQVGRLLKEINKPVLLAVNKVDNNERQLMIHEFWAMGFDNLYPISSTSGSGTGDLLDALTDIIPGIPEEDNRLPHIAIVGRPNAGKSSFVNLLLDEERSIVTDIAGTTRDSVHAHYNKFGQEFILVDTAGLRRKRSVKEDLEFYSVLRAIRSLESADICALMLDASKGIEAQDLNIFRLAIKNNKGIVIFVNKWDLVEKSTNTLKEYEDHIRERIAPFSDVPIVFISVLEKQRVLKAIDVAIEVHENRSKRISTSKLNTFLEETLAAYHPPAYRGRMISIKYMVQLPTAYPSFVFFCNHPKHVSESYKKYLENSLRARFDFTGVPLKLYFRDK; encoded by the coding sequence ATGGAAAATTTGGTAGCCATTGTAGGGCGGCCCAATGTAGGAAAATCGACCTTTTTTAACCGTATGTTGGGGATGCGTCAGGCAATTGTAGATGATGTGAGCGGCGTAACCCGTGACCGACAATATGGCTCGACAGAATGGAACGGCAAGCGGTTTCATTTGGTAGATACCGGCGGATTTATTGGCGATGGAGAAGATGTATTTGCTGCGGCGATCCGCAAGCAGGTGCGCATGGCCATTGAAGAAGCGCAGGTGGTAGTATTTATGGTAGATGTAGAAACGGGAATTACCGACCTGGATGCGCAGGTGGGCCGTTTGCTCAAAGAGATCAACAAACCGGTTTTGTTGGCCGTAAATAAAGTAGATAACAACGAACGCCAGCTCATGATTCATGAGTTTTGGGCCATGGGATTTGATAATCTTTATCCCATTAGCTCGACTTCTGGGAGTGGCACTGGCGACCTATTGGATGCTTTGACGGATATTATTCCGGGTATTCCCGAAGAAGATAACCGCCTTCCGCATATTGCGATTGTGGGCCGACCCAATGCGGGAAAGTCTTCTTTTGTCAATCTCCTTTTAGATGAGGAGCGCTCTATTGTTACGGATATTGCTGGAACTACCCGCGATAGCGTGCATGCGCATTACAATAAATTTGGACAAGAATTTATCTTGGTCGACACAGCAGGTTTGCGCCGTAAGCGCTCGGTAAAAGAGGACCTAGAGTTTTACTCGGTCTTGAGAGCCATCCGCTCTTTGGAATCTGCCGATATCTGTGCATTGATGCTCGATGCGAGCAAGGGAATTGAGGCCCAAGACCTTAATATTTTCCGCTTAGCCATCAAGAACAACAAAGGGATTGTCATCTTTGTCAATAAATGGGATTTGGTCGAGAAGAGCACCAATACCCTCAAAGAATATGAGGACCACATCCGCGAGCGCATTGCGCCCTTTAGCGATGTGCCCATCGTCTTTATCTCTGTTTTGGAGAAGCAGCGGGTGCTCAAAGCCATTGATGTGGCCATTGAGGTGCATGAAAACCGCAGCAAACGGATCTCTACTTCTAAATTGAATACCTTTTTGGAAGAAACCTTGGCCGCTTATCATCCCCCCGCTTATCGGGGCCGCATGATCTCGATCAAGTATATGGTCCAATTGCCCACGGCTTATCCCTCTTTTGTATTTTTCTGTAACCACCCTAAGCATGTTTCAGAATCTTACAAAAAGTATTTGGAGAACAGCCTGCGGGCCCGCTTCGATTTTACCGGAGTACCGCTTAAGCTCTACTTTAGAGATAAGTAA
- a CDS encoding DUF6992 family protein, producing MRTMILICLFLGSSLSSWGQDKTPYDYARASAAEQKKGMYLLGGWSLASLGVGALGYGLSQGEEERAFHEMNMIWGGINLAIIGGSILLMKPAEPGLSLADARKKQRKVQNIYLINTGLDLLYMGAGAALLATADRYPGQEAGRRGYGKSILLQGGFLFAYDGFEYLVQKRLGRPLFKEEGWSCRPASSSLGLALRYRFP from the coding sequence ATGAGAACAATGATCCTAATCTGCCTCTTCTTGGGCAGCAGTTTATCTTCTTGGGGGCAAGACAAAACGCCCTATGATTATGCTCGGGCCTCGGCTGCAGAGCAAAAAAAAGGCATGTACTTATTGGGGGGCTGGTCCTTGGCATCCTTAGGCGTAGGGGCTTTGGGCTATGGCCTAAGCCAAGGAGAAGAAGAGCGGGCCTTTCATGAAATGAACATGATTTGGGGCGGAATCAACTTGGCCATCATTGGCGGCTCGATCCTTTTGATGAAGCCCGCTGAGCCTGGGCTCAGCTTGGCCGATGCTCGAAAGAAACAGCGAAAGGTCCAAAACATCTACCTCATCAATACAGGCCTAGACCTTTTGTATATGGGGGCTGGAGCTGCTCTTTTGGCCACAGCCGACCGTTATCCGGGCCAAGAAGCGGGCCGCCGTGGCTACGGCAAATCTATTTTATTGCAGGGCGGTTTTCTATTTGCTTATGACGGCTTTGAGTATTTGGTCCAAAAGCGCCTAGGGCGTCCCCTCTTTAAGGAAGAGGGCTGGAGCTGCCGGCCGGCCTCCTCTAGCTTGGGTTTGGCCCTTCGCTATCGTTTTCCCTAA
- the ruvC gene encoding crossover junction endodeoxyribonuclease RuvC has product MPKKTKIILGVDPGSILLGYAFLKATGQKVELLSMGVLDMRKMDSQAQKMSFIYSELDRLIQYYEPSTGALEDPFYGKNAQSMLKLGRAQGAVMAVMGNHGLSVAEYSPRSIKKAVTGKGAASKEQVAAMLPHLIKGDFHHDFLDATDAVGVAYCHYLQGSSASKGGKRYKGWGDFLNNNPKRKG; this is encoded by the coding sequence GTGCCAAAGAAAACAAAAATCATCTTGGGGGTTGACCCCGGTTCTATTTTGCTGGGCTATGCTTTCTTAAAAGCAACTGGCCAAAAGGTCGAGCTGCTGAGTATGGGCGTTTTGGATATGCGCAAGATGGACAGCCAGGCCCAAAAGATGAGTTTCATTTATAGCGAGCTAGATCGCCTGATTCAATATTATGAACCCTCTACAGGCGCTTTAGAAGACCCTTTTTATGGCAAAAATGCCCAGTCGATGCTCAAGTTAGGGCGGGCGCAGGGCGCAGTTATGGCCGTGATGGGCAATCATGGCCTAAGCGTAGCAGAATACAGCCCCAGAAGCATCAAAAAGGCCGTAACGGGCAAGGGGGCCGCCAGCAAAGAGCAAGTAGCGGCCATGTTGCCCCATCTGATTAAAGGCGATTTTCATCACGATTTTTTAGATGCTACCGATGCCGTGGGCGTGGCCTACTGCCATTATTTGCAGGGCAGCTCGGCCAGCAAAGGCGGCAAACGCTATAAGGGCTGGGGCGATTTCCTCAATAATAACCCCAAACGCAAGGGCTGA
- a CDS encoding TIGR00730 family Rossman fold protein — protein sequence MTEKEKHSKNNPRQWSKIKAENSWTMFKVIAEFVDGYERLNDIGPCVSIFGSARTKPDNRYYKLATEIAKLMVNEGYGVITGGGPGIMEAANLGAKQAGGPSVGLNIDLPFEQGHNDYIDNDKIFNFKYFFIRKVMFVKYAQALVVLPGGFGTMDELFEVLTLVQTHKSSPVPIILVGSEFWTGLKDWIKNVMLEQEQNVSPKDLDLMPITDDPQEVVRIINEFYAHEDLKPKLNLL from the coding sequence ATGACAGAAAAAGAAAAGCATTCTAAAAACAACCCCAGACAGTGGTCTAAAATTAAGGCAGAAAACTCTTGGACCATGTTCAAGGTAATTGCAGAATTTGTAGATGGCTACGAGCGTCTCAACGATATTGGTCCCTGTGTGTCTATTTTTGGCTCGGCCCGTACCAAGCCCGACAACCGCTACTATAAACTAGCTACCGAAATTGCCAAATTGATGGTCAATGAGGGCTATGGTGTGATTACAGGTGGTGGCCCCGGTATTATGGAGGCGGCCAACTTGGGCGCCAAGCAAGCGGGTGGTCCTTCTGTAGGACTCAATATTGACCTTCCTTTTGAGCAAGGCCATAACGACTATATTGACAACGACAAGATTTTTAACTTCAAGTACTTCTTCATCCGCAAAGTGATGTTTGTGAAGTATGCGCAAGCCCTTGTAGTGCTTCCTGGTGGTTTTGGTACCATGGACGAACTCTTTGAGGTCCTTACTTTGGTCCAAACCCATAAGAGCTCTCCTGTTCCCATCATTTTGGTAGGTTCTGAGTTCTGGACCGGCCTAAAGGATTGGATCAAAAACGTGATGCTAGAACAAGAGCAGAATGTAAGCCCCAAAGATTTGGATCTTATGCCCATTACGGATGACCCTCAAGAGGTGGTCCGCATTATCAATGAGTTTTATGCGCATGAAGACCTCAAGCCTAAATTGAATCTGCTCTAA
- a CDS encoding lysylphosphatidylglycerol synthase domain-containing protein → MGNRIFALLKQIWANKGLRFLLQLLLFVALAYLLKQQWQRAAAELPPLSWQRFQAEFSLAYFSLALLLLPLNWALEAQKWRALLAAPMAFSRAIKAIFMGLALGVFTPNRIGEHAGRLFYLPKALRAQSLSSSAFGSLAQWIVLVTAGLLALAYREMAQLPIPAWFLAQKYWLYGALPPLLLLLLAIYFLGPQWYSRWTFLQKYAFLKLNLPKRNLSAVLGLSLLRYGCYILQNVALLYAFGAHPPFLLAVTAVQLVFLAQTALPIPASAALLARASLSLYFLAPIAADHILWASFTLWLINIFLPTLMASLIGFFRLNAKEKKI, encoded by the coding sequence ATGGGCAACCGCATCTTTGCACTGCTCAAACAGATTTGGGCCAATAAAGGACTGCGTTTTTTGCTGCAGCTCCTTTTGTTTGTCGCTCTTGCCTATTTGCTCAAGCAGCAGTGGCAGCGGGCGGCAGCAGAGCTGCCGCCCCTCTCTTGGCAACGCTTTCAGGCGGAGTTCTCTTTGGCCTATTTTTCTTTGGCTCTTTTGCTTTTGCCCCTCAACTGGGCCTTGGAGGCCCAAAAATGGCGGGCTTTACTGGCGGCACCTATGGCTTTTTCTAGGGCCATAAAAGCTATTTTTATGGGCCTGGCCCTAGGGGTGTTTACCCCCAACCGAATCGGCGAACATGCGGGCCGATTGTTCTATTTGCCCAAGGCGCTTCGAGCCCAAAGTTTGTCGTCTAGCGCTTTTGGTAGCCTAGCTCAATGGATCGTTTTGGTCACAGCGGGCCTGCTGGCTTTGGCCTACCGAGAAATGGCCCAATTACCGATTCCCGCTTGGTTTTTGGCCCAAAAGTATTGGCTGTATGGGGCTTTGCCTCCGCTTTTGTTGCTCTTGTTGGCGATCTATTTTTTGGGGCCGCAGTGGTACTCGCGCTGGACCTTTTTGCAGAAGTACGCCTTCCTAAAACTCAATTTGCCCAAACGCAATTTGAGCGCCGTTTTGGGCCTTTCGCTGCTCCGCTATGGCTGCTATATTCTCCAAAATGTGGCTTTGCTCTATGCTTTTGGCGCCCACCCCCCTTTTTTATTGGCCGTTACAGCCGTGCAATTGGTCTTTTTGGCCCAAACGGCCCTGCCCATTCCGGCCTCGGCGGCTTTGTTGGCTCGGGCCTCGCTTTCGCTCTATTTTTTGGCCCCCATCGCGGCCGATCATATCCTTTGGGCCAGCTTCACGCTTTGGCTAATCAACATTTTTCTCCCGACGCTCATGGCTAGTCTGATAGGCTTTTTTCGCCTAAATGCTAAGGAAAAAAAGATCTAG